The Candidatus Krumholzibacteriia bacterium genomic sequence GCCACGAGTCGTCCTACGTCCTCGATCCGGATCTGCCCGAGACGCTGCGCGCCGATCCGAACCGTGTGCGCCAGGTACTGTGTCGGTTGCTCGTCCGGGCGGCATCGTGCACCGACGAGGACGAGCTGCACGTCCGGGTCGAGCCCGTCGATTCCGCGGACGGTTCGCGTCGAGTACGCTTCGCCGTCTTCCCTCCGTCCGTGGACGGAGCTTCGGAGGACTTCGACACCGAGGCCGGGTCGAGGGAACCGGAGGACGGCGTTCCGACCGGAGCCGGACTCGGAGTCGCGATCTCCCGCCGTCTCGTCGAGCGGATGGGTGGCAGCCTGGGTTCGGGGCCCGACACCCACGACGGCTTCCCCTTCTGGTTCACGATCGGCCTGCGGCCGGGCGATGCGGTGAAGACCAGGCGCGTCGAGAAGGAACTCAGCGGTGCGCGGGTGCTGGTGATCAGCGCGTCGAGCCACGTGCGTCTCATGTTGATCCAGCAGACACGGCAGTGGAAGTGCGTACCTTCGGCGTCGGCGGACGGCCCGAGTGCGCTGGCCGCGTTGCGAGCGGCGGCGACGGCCGGAGATCCGTTCCGGGCCGTCGTCCTCGACGTCGACCTCCCGGGAGCATCGGGCGTGCAGCTCGCCGAGAGCGTGCGGGCCGACAGCACCTTCGGTGGACCGGCGGTCCTGATCATGGCGTCCGGGAGCGACGGGGCGGCGCGCGCCGAGATCGACGCCGCCGGACTTCCGAGGCCGATTCCCAAGCCTGTGCGTCACGAAGTCCTGCGGGAACAATTGCTGCGGGTGTTGCGGCAGCGGAGTGCACACCCGGCGCCGAGCCACGTCGACGACGCCGTCGAGCGCATCGCTCCGGCGGTGCAGGCCGCGGCGGCGGACGCCGCGTCGGACTCCGACGACCGTGCATGCACGCGGGACGGGCGGATCCTGGTGGTCGACGACAATCCCGTGAATCGCCGCGTGGCCACGCTGATCCTGCAGCGGGCCGGCTACACGCCCGAGATCGCCGAAGACGGCCAGATCGCGGTCGAGAAGATCGAAGCCGAAGAGACCTTCGATCTGATCCTCATGGACGTGCACATGCCGCGGCTGAACGGCTTCGAAGCCACGGCCCGCATCCGCGCGCTCGACGACGATCGCAAGGTGACGCCGATCGTGGCCATGACCGCCAGCGC encodes the following:
- a CDS encoding response regulator translates to MDNSTASPAARRVRPVRLGGICLAALWSLPAVIAVRSGSTPDPALLAVAGVASLVVAGLALGWKRSAETGRAAEFRVAALSRELAAARDAARLSDERLAERSQELSTELLRARRELERFERQDRRKTDLLGSFGDSVRTPMHRLLTAVDAMIAEEDDETRAEGLSELRRQAVTLLGFSDDVIDFSEIEADRLSLREESFAVRDLVEEALDCFGGSHDRCHESSYVLDPDLPETLRADPNRVRQVLCRLLVRAASCTDEDELHVRVEPVDSADGSRRVRFAVFPPSVDGASEDFDTEAGSREPEDGVPTGAGLGVAISRRLVERMGGSLGSGPDTHDGFPFWFTIGLRPGDAVKTRRVEKELSGARVLVISASSHVRLMLIQQTRQWKCVPSASADGPSALAALRAAATAGDPFRAVVLDVDLPGASGVQLAESVRADSTFGGPAVLIMASGSDGAARAEIDAAGLPRPIPKPVRHEVLREQLLRVLRQRSAHPAPSHVDDAVERIAPAVQAAAADAASDSDDRACTRDGRILVVDDNPVNRRVATLILQRAGYTPEIAEDGQIAVEKIEAEETFDLILMDVHMPRLNGFEATARIRALDDDRKVTPIVAMTASAMSGDAERCLEAGMDGYVSKPVKADALVAVVESWIPDTDPDDEVVDAPVSAKSKDPLDDEVTLEPGGLDELVSLAGDDTSMLDELVQTFFETAAEHLETMRTSYADGDLRRVAESAHALRGSAGTLGARRLHGMSGRLEDRARESGAMVDVGELDAIEAEITSVRAAIERRLGAQS